TAGCCCACTTACAGGTTCCCAGTGGGCTCCGGCAAATATCAACAACATCACAAAAATTGGTTCGGCAATCCGATCAAGTGCCGGTCGAATATCCACCGCATATTGAGAGGCCAGCCCCAGTGTTGCGCCAAAAATAAAATTCACAAACAAAGGGGAAATCCCAAGTGCTGTGCCCACACCACTGGCAAACACCACACCACCGAAGGACGCCAGGTAGAGGCGATCCTCTTGAGATTCCCGTCCGATAAACAAAGAAAACAAAAATCCACAGGACACTCCGGCGGCAATTGCTGTCAATGCCCACTCTGAAACCGTAATTCCCATGCTGCCCGCAGTTTCCACTGCGCGGGAAGAGGAAAGGGCAAATCCAAAGACCAACACCGCCACCATCTGGAAGACTCGGGCCAGTAACTGCAACCTCTCCGTCACCGGTCCACTGTTGCGATAGAGGCTTTGGGCATTGTTCAGCAAGATGGTCGAGGCCGAAGCCGCCCCGGCCCCTAAGGTCAGGGCAATCCACAAATGGGTATCGCAAAATTCAAATCTGCTGACCTCCTGCCATGGCCATACCCACTCGAAGCTCCACAAAACCACGCCATGGCCCACCTCACTTGAGAGAATGAACAAAGTCATTGCACCCATCAGGACGGAAACCACCAAAAGGACGACCAAAGAAGCTGAAACCCCGGCCCAGAAAACTTCCCGCGACTTCAGGGTGTCGCGAATATGCAATCCTAGAACAAAACCCACCAAGCCAATCAATAGACTTAAAAAAGGCTGAAATTGCGACAATGTTTCGACATTGATGAGATGAAATCCTACTTTGGGGCCAATAACCGCACCCAAAAGAATGTACAATAATCCCGAGACCGAGATCAGGTTGGACTTGGTTTTTTTAAGTGTCGCACTAATGAGAAAACTAAATACAACCAAGAGGAGCAGGGCCACTGTGGTGTTGACCATCGCGCTGAAAATCCTTTCGCAGAGCCAGCCAAAATTTACGCTTAATTGTTTCAAGCCCAAAGACTGGTGTCAAACCAGGCCAGTCCATGAACATCATCCTAACTCTTTGTTTTCTATAAATTATGCATCGTCCCAATAGGCTTCTTTGTGGAAGCCCCTTGAGAAGCAATATTCTTTACAAAGTTCGCCTATCTCTGGCTAATCCCCAGCTTTGAACCTAGATTCTTCCGGTCTCAGGAGGTCGAAGGGTGACAGTGAGGATGATGACGAGAATGCTGGCAGTTGTGATTACAACGTTGGCGATTCAAGCAGAAGCAACTCAAGAACAAACAACAGATTCCGCAAAGCAATGGACAGCAAAAGAATTCTTGAGCCAATTCCTGGCTGCTGACGAGGATCTTGTTCAGGCTCAAAGCCGGCTTGAGGTGAGCCGTCAAATCTGGTTGGGAGCCGATGACCTCTATACCAGCCGACTGTCAGTCTCGCCAACAGCCAACTGGAAGGATCAGACGTTCTCCTCTAGCGCCGGCAAATCTACCTACGATGATCAAAGCTCCGAGGTCACGGGACGCCTGGTGCAATCTTTCCCCTCAGGAACTGAGCTGGAATTTAAAGCCCAGGGCTACATGGAAAGAACCAACCCCACCCTCGGTGGCATTGATCGACAATACACTCTCACCCTCAATCAACCACTTTGGCAGAATGCCTTCGGCCGTCAATGGCGTTTGGAGAGGGATCGGGCCCTCGATTCCTATGAAGGCGAACAGGCTTCTATTGCTGCATCCAAATTAGTCGCTTGCGAGAAGGGATTAAATCTTTACTTTACGGCCTACGCAGCTCAAGAGGCGGAGCGAGACCATGCCCTCATTTTGAATTCAGCAGAAAAGGCTCTTCAGATCGCTAAATCCGCTTACCAGAAAAGACTCGTCAGACCCATTGACTACATGGCGGCACAAGCTGACTTTTTGCGCATTCAAGGACTGAAGCTCCAAGCTGACCAGGAGCTCAGTCAGTCTCTTACGGTTCTCGCATCCTACAATGAAAAGGCCTTGTCCGCCTTGGTGCTGACGGACCCGAGTTCCCTCTTACAGGCTCTTCCCTCTGAGGACCCACAGTGGTCCAGTCACCCCCAAGCGCTTGCCAGCCTCAAGGAAGTTACCGCCGGGGAAAAGGCCATCGCCAAAGCCGAAGATCTGGCCAAGTCCCAACTGAACCTTCTACTACAGGCCGGACAGATGGAAGGTCGAGTGGAATCCGGAGCTGACCTATTGGATTACGACGAAAACTTCTACAAAGTTGGCCTCCAGTGGACCATCCCCCTTGGAGACACCAACCTCTCAGCCGAGATCGAAAGGAAGCGAGCTGAAAAGAGGGCAGCACTCGCCCGCCAGGCAGCTGCCGAACGCATGTGGAAAGAGGACCTTCAACAACAGCGGATCAATCGCGCCACCAAATCCGAGCAACTGAATCTAAGTGAGCGCAAAATCAAACTTTATGATCAGCAACTCAAGGAAGCCTTTCGCTTGCTGCGCGTCGGCAAACTGGAGTTCAATGATTTTATTCGCTATCAGGACACTCTTCTCAACGAGCGCATCGCCAGACATCGACTGCGTTCGCAGATGTGGGAAGCCTGGTCCCGATGGCAATTCCTGAGTCACCGGACTCAGGCCTTGTGTTTGGAAGGTGGGGTATGAGCCGGATAATTAAGTACTTTATTGACCGTTCCTTTGTTGTGAATTTGATCGCAGGCTTTATCTGTCTAGCTGGGGCCATCACTCTCACATCCATGAAGAGGGACCTCATACCCCCCTTTGAGTTCCAGATGATCCAAGCCCACATCTCACTGCCGGGAGCAACACCCGAGGAAATGGAGAAATTTGTCGTCTTCCCATTGGAGGAGTCTCTCAAAGGCTTGCCCGGCCTGGAAAAAGTGGAGTCAAAAAGCTCTCCAGGTAGCGCAGAAATTAATCTTTTTTATGATGCCAGCTTCAATAAAATGACTGAAGCCACGGAAACCGTTCGCTCACGCATCGAAGCCCAAAGAGTGCGCCTGCCTCAGTCCATCCGTCACATTAAAGTCGAACGGGTCAGGGTTAACGAGGTCTTCCTGTTTGTTCTCGCCTTGGAGAATTTTGAAGAGGACAACACCGACCATCGGCTCTACATCAAGAAACTAGAGGAAAAACTCGGACAAATCCGTGGCGTGGTAAGAACTGAGGTTCATGCCCGGGCCAGGGACGTTTACATCGAGTTTTTTCCCGAAAGACTCAAAAGTTATGATATTTCGGCGACTCAGGCCCGGCGCGCAGTGCTTGAGTCACTGAGACTCACCCCGATTGGCCAGGTCACCGACAACGAATCCCGCTTTTCCGTGGAACTGGCCAAGGCTGACACTTCGCTTGAGGACCTCAAAAACCTCCCCATCACCTCCAACCTGCGTGGCGATGCCGTTACTTTGCGACAAATTGCCAAAGTCCATTACCGACTTGCAGATCGGGATCGTATTGTCCAATACAATGGTGAGCCCACCGTCACCCTACGAATTCTAAAGGACACTCATTCGGATACCATCGACCTCAAGGGGCAGGTTCTTAGGGTTGTGGCCGATTACAACAAAACTCTGCCAACTCCCCTAGTAGCCACCGTCTTTGCTGATGGGCCGGCCTTTATTGAAAAGCAGATCCAGGTCCTCAACCGCAATGGTCTCCTCGGCCTGGCTTTGGTCATTTTGATTTTGGTTCTCTTGCTCAACTGGCGCACCTCAATCATGACGGTATTGGGACTTCCAGTTGCCTACCTGGGCACCCTAGTGGTTCTTCAGCAAATGGGCGTGGCGATTGATTTGATTTCCATTATCGGCATGATCTTGGTCATCGGAATTCTTGTTGATGACGCCATCATCGTCAGCGAACGCTATGTGGAGAATTTGCAGGAGGGTCTTCCTCCTCGCGAGGCGGCTTACCGTGCGGCAAGGGATCTGCTTGTTCCGGTGACAGGAACTGTTCTCACCACTATCGTGGCCTTTGCACCCATGCTCCTCATCAAAAGTGAGATCTCAACAGTACTGTTTGCCGTCCCCCTGGTGATCATTGTCTCTCTGGTGTTCAGTTGGATGGAAAGCTTTTTTATTCTGCCCAATCACCTCGCCCACTTCGTCAAGTCTGCGCCCAAGCAATCAGAGGACTCTTGGTTCAATCGTATTCGCCGGGGTTACGAGTCTCTTTTGCGCTGGACCCTTAAAGGGCGCTACCCCATCATTCTCGTCCTCCTTGTTCTGTTTGGTGCCAGTGGTTACTGGGCGGCAAAGAAATTACGCCATGACTTTAACCTGCAGATCAATCTTGAGCGGGTCACAGTTTTTGCGGCCCTCAATCAAAGCACCTCCCTGGATGACTCAATGAAGCAACTGGCTCCGCTTCAGGAAACACTACTCAAACTTCCCAAGAGCGAGGTCGAGACAGTCTATTCGCGAATCGGTAGTGTGTGGATGGACGGTCGCATGCAGGAGGGCTACCGATTTGCACGCTTCGACCTCTATCTGGACAAAAACACCGACTACCCGACTCGACTGAGAGACAAGGTTCAGGAACACACCGAAAAGCTCCTGGCTCCGTTCAAAGAGTCAGGACAGTTTGAAAAGATCTACTCAAAGGCGAGCAGGGAAAACCTAGACAAAGACAAAAGCTCAATGGTCACCGTGCAGATTCGCGGCGGCGAAGAGGTGGACTTCCATGAAATTGAAAAGTCTCTCGCTGCAGCGGCCCTAAAGGTGGAAGGAATCAAGGAAGTGGTAGAAGATCCCGATCGCTACCGCACGTCATGGCAATTTATGGCTGATCCCAAATCCCTTCTCCAGCACAACCTGAGCCCGACAGAACTTGCCAACCAGCTGCGCGGCCTGTTTGTCCCTGATGAACTGATTGAAACGCGCATTTCGGGGGAACGGGTGTACATTTACACCCAAAGCCTCCGCGACAGACCGCCAAGATTTGAGGAGTTGAGCCATTTGTCCGTGGTCACACCTCGTGGCATTGATGTTCCCTTGCGTTTTTTGGGACAGTGGAAACAAAAGACGACCCTCAATAGAATCCAACATTTGGATGGTCGAAGAGAGCTTAAGGTGGATTTTAAGTTTGATCCGCAAAAGACAAATTCCACGACTGCAAAGGGCAACATCAGGTCTGCGATTGAATCGGTGCAACAGACGTTCCCCACCTATGATATTTCTGTCGTCGATACCAACGAGGAGGAAGCCAAAAATCGTGCCTGGGCTCTTAAGGTTGCAGCTGTTGCTGTGAGTGCCGTACTATTGATCCTGGCTTTGATATTGGGCAGTCTGACTCAACCCTTGTTGGTGGGCCTGCCAATTCCCTTTGGCTTGATTGGCATCATATGGGCTCTCTATCTGCACGATTTGCCTTTGGGTCTGATGGCGATAATTGGTTTGGTAGGGACTGTGGGAGTCTCAGTGAATGACTCACTCATAATGGTCAACCACATGAATCACCTGGCGGCAAAAGCCGGAAAGACCTTAGACCGAGAGCATATCATCAACGGCGCTTCGTCTCGGTTTCGCGCGATTCTTCTCACCACCATCACCACTCTCGGTGGCGTCTTCCCCATGGCCTACTCCTTTGGCGGAGAATCTGGATTTACCCAACCCCTGGCTTTTTCTATGGGATGGGGTTTGAGCTTTTCCACCCTCCTCACCTTGTTCATTCTTCCAGCACTCCTAGAGATTCGTGGGGATGTGCTCAAACTATTGGATAGAATTTGGAATTGGCAAAAAGGGAGATCCGCAGTAGCAAAGACAATTCCCTCAATGAGTGAGGACCTCACACAACCGTCTCTCATCGAGTCGCCTGAACTGGTTGCAATGAAAGAACACAACTGGGAAGACCCCGCCAACAACCAACATCCAGATCTCTAGCCGAATCCTGGCGCTGGCTACTCAGCGGCGCCAAACTGGAACCAGGACCTAGGATGAGATTATTCGGCCAAATCAAATCCAATTCGCTTTCGCACAAATGACTGCGTCATTGAATAAATTGGGACTATTCAGTCTTTCAAATTGATCACAATATCACTTTCTCAACACAAGATTTTCTTCGCGACGTCCCCAAAAATTCGATTACGATTTTTCTGCCAAGGAGGGCAAGAGTATGACCATTGAACAAAGCATTGAACAGATTGAAAAACTCTTTCACGTTGTAACCGGTCGCTCGGCAAGTGAACATCAAGGGACTTATGCTCCTCTTCACCCAGAGACTGATCCAGTTGTTACCATCGAACGTCGTATTGAAGATTTGGTGACCCTCCTGCAGAATCCGGCAGTGATCCCGCCTGCCCAAATTTGGACTCCACCCATGTCGGTTTGGGAAAACGAGCGAGAGTATTTGATCAAGCTGGACCTTGCCGGAGTCAAAAAAGAGGATATCGACCTGTCGATTCGGGGCAACGTCCTCTTTGTGTCGGGTTCACGCAAACCGCGGGCTCCCGAAGCCGGTTACACCCTGCGTGTGACTGAGAAAACCGTAGGCCCCTTTCAGCGGGAAATCATTCTCCCTCTCGGAGTTGCCACGGCTCGCCTCCACTCTCAAGTCATCGACGGAGTGTTGGAAATTCAAATTCCCAAAGGTGGAGACGAGAATTCGACTTCCTCTGCCAAAACCGGAAAACACTAAAACCAATTTTGTCAGACACTTTTAAAAATCCGGCTCTTTCATTTCGAAGGAGCTCAACTCAATCATGGAGGACCCCATGGAAAAAGCGACAGCAAAAATCGACCTACAAAAACTGCAACTGCTCAATGACCGCATTTGCCAAACCATTGATGCCTTAAATCAGGTGCGCATGTCTATGCATGGAATCAGCTATGGCATGGGTCACAATGTGCCCGCCATTTACCCGCAAACATCGATCTACGGCTCCCAGCCTTTCTATGGCCAGCCCGTTTTCACGACACCAAACCCCTATCTCGCTCAGCAAGCCTTCTATGGGGTGCAAAATCCCTACTTGGTGCAACAGCCATTCTACGGCCAGAATCTGCCTTTTTACGGATCCGCAGTAAGCGCTCCCGTCAATTTTCAAACTTTTGGTCACCAGGCTCCCTGGACCAATGAATTCGTGGAGCGTCAGCGTTGGCACCAGTCTCAGGCCACAGCATTTTCCCCTGTGTACAGCCAGGCACCTGTCTACGCACAGGCACCCACTGCAACACACTTTTAATTAGCGACTACTCCCCTTCAGAAAGGCCGGCGCCATCACTGGATTCGTCGGCCTCAAGGGGTTCTGGGGGAAGTTCCTCAAGCGCTGGATCAGGACCCACGCTTTCGGTCTCATCCATCATACTGGGGTCTCCCTCTTCCACTTCTTCGCTGACCTGCTCAAGAGTGTCATTGGGATCATCCTCTGCCTCACGCCCGCACTTACAACCCGGCACTAAAGTGATGAGTGTTCCAACTAAAAGTAGAGCCAAAAGTCCCCGCATGATTTTTCTCCTGCACAGCATCTTTAAAAGTCACCATAAAGCTTCTTGAGTTCGGTATGCAATAACTGGAACACAGGCCCGGGCCTTCCTGAACCCACGGTTTTGGATTCCCACCTTGTTACGGGTAAAACCCCGATGGTTGTGCCCGCCAACATCACTTCTTTGGCTCGAGCCAAATCCTCATGTCGTAGTTTTTCCAGGTCCACCCGGCTGACTCCCGTACCGGGCCCAATGAGGTTTCGCGCCAACTCCAGAACTCGCAACAGGGTTGTCCCTTGAAGAGTATAATCAAAAAGTGGGGCTAACACCTCTCCCATGTCAGTTACAATCAAGATATTTTCTGTGGAGCCTTCACCCAAGAAGCCGTCTTCTGTAAAACAAACGGTAAAGTCCACTCCGCGATCCACGGATTCTTTCTTCATCATGACGTTAGGCAGGTAATTACAGCTCTTGATTTGGCTAAAAGGTGCTGGCTTGGCTAACACATGGCTCGTAACGGCTGACACGCCCTCTGCGTATTTCTCTGCGGGATAAGGCTTAAACAGAGTCATGACAATATAGAGCTGACTGGCCACACATTCATAGGGGTTGGTGGTAAAACCTCCAGGCCCCCGTGAAACATACAGGCGAAAAAGAACATCCTGGCCTGGAGCCAAATTCATCATTTCCACGCAGATCCGGAAGATCTCCTCTCGGCCATGGGGAAGGTGAATTCCCAATGAACCTGCCGATCTCTCCAGTCGGTCCAAATGAGCATCCATCTCCAACAGTGTTCCCTGCCGAGACCGAAAGGCTTCAAACACCCCATCGCCACGATGAACCATATGATCATCCACCGGAACCGTCATCAAGGCTGGCTCCGTCACCACTCCACCAAACCAGGTGGAGTACATGGCAAGATACTTGTCATTGGCATAAGCCGTCTTGAGGCGAAGAACCTCTAGGACTTTATCTGTGGAGAGGACATCCATGTCACCGCCTCCGGAGACCCCATCTTTGATTACATGGGGTCTACACTAATCAGGTTTTTCAGTTCGTTGAGTCGCTTCTTCTCGTGATAGGGAACATGAACCCCCGAACTACCGGAATAACCAACAAAAACACTTTCTTCCAAACGCTCGTAGCACTTACGGGCCAAGGGGCCCTTGGGCCACTCACGGACACAGGATTCAAAATAGAATTCATGAAGATTCCAGTATCCCAAGTCACCGAGGACCTCATAACTTTCACCGAGGAGGAAATAGGCCTCGGCTAATTGGCTGGCGCGCTTCATTCCGGTTAATCCGTCATGAAGAATCGTCGTAGCTACCAAATATTCCACATCAGAGCTATGATCCTTGCGGTACTCCTGCCCTTTGCGTGCCTTTTGAATCATGTTCTTTGCTGTGCGGATCGGGTTTTTAGCCGAAGTCCCACCCTTAATCGAGCTGGACCAGGACTCCAAAGACTTTTTCCATTTGCGAGTGTCTTCAATCAGGTAATAGGGCACGGCCTTCCGCTCTAAGAATTGATCCAACTTGGTGATGGCTCGTGAGGGCTCTTTCTTCACTCTCACCATCAAGGAAAGGTAACGACGCAGGGCTCTTTCCACTTCAAAAGGAAAATCACGGCCTTCTTTGTTGTCGTCAATGACCGATTCAAGTGTTGTCAGAGCCTCATCGTAGCGCCGACTGGCGACCAATAGGTCGGACTTCTCCAAGCGATTTAATTTAAGTCCCGCCAAGTCCAGGCCGCCACCTTTAAACTCAGGTCCCACAGCATTGCGGGTGTGACAACGGAAACAATGACCCACCACCGACTTCATCACGCTGCGGCTGTACTCCTTATGGCCAGAGTCAAAGCCTTCAACGGCACGATTTAAATCGCCGCGGAACCGATTTAAGGTAAACGTGAATAATGGGTCCTGCCCTACAAGCTCTTTTGATTTGTCCGGTGAAATATTGTGAACACTTTTAGAGAAAGACTCCATCCCCGCACGGATCTTCTTTTCATTACGGGAGTCAGTAAACTCTGCACGATCATAAATGAGTGGGATCATGTGGTTTAGCGATTGCTCCAGATTTTGCATTTGCGAGGGCCAATTTTCACTTTCCCCTTTTTTTTCAGCCTGCTGACAGGCAACAGGTAGTGCCAAAAGCATGAGAGCAAACATAACGACCGTCTTTTTCATACACGCCTTCCCTAAAAGTTTACCAATATCGTAACCTTATCCAGAGTCACTGTCTTCTCAAAATCCGGCCTTGAGGTCAATTGCCCCACTTTCACTGCGAGGCGGCAACTACTCATAAAAAAAGCGATCCCTTGAGGGATCGCTCTTCGTTTTGTCTATTAAGAATGGCAGAGATTCACTAGCCCTTTTTCTTATAGGTACTGTGGGTCATAAGTGTGCATTCCCGATTAAGTGCCCCACCAAATTTCTGATCCAAAGAAAACCACACCGGCGCCTTGAGCTCTTTGGAATAAAAGAACTTGGAGTTAACCAAATCAGTCGCTGACGAGCGGGAAGTCACAACCGGCACAATGTCGACCAATCCAAATGGCGTTGTCTTGTAGGTCGTCTCTGGATGAATGGCCACGCGGATGGTGAACTTTCCATCCTTAACTTGAGGGATATTCACTGTTCCATGATAGGCTCCCGGCTTCACCCCGGCCCCTGCGAGGGGAGTCAAACCATTCCCACCAGTATCAAAGGTGCGAATCACCTTGCCATTGGCCGAAATCTTCTTCACGAGGCCGGCGTAAAAAAGCCACGGCGGCGTTTCCACCTCAGTGGCCTTGCCATCTTTCACCAGCTTGATAACTGAATTTCCCGTTCCCGCGCTTTGAATGGTGTATTCTAGCTCTTTGGTGTCTCCTTTGCACTGATATTTGAGCACTGTCCCCTTGTCCGGCCATGCGAACTGAGTACCCGCAGATTTGGCCAGCTCCTTATCCATTTTTATGCCTGCAGTGACACAATCCCAGCCTCGTTCAGGCAGGGCTCCCGCGATCTTTTCCTCGACATTAAAGCGAAAAACCGGGCTGAATTTGACCGATACTGTCGCCTTCCCGCCTTTACCATCTGCATTCTCAATAGTGGTGGTCACAGGAATAAGGTTCTGAGCCCCCAGGGCGGTCTTTTCTCTGGTCGCTTTACCCACCTGGATCGACATCTTCATGTCGTAGGACATCCGACGATCCCAGTAGGTGACGACACCGGTATAGGTGGAGCCCTCTTTTAAGTTATTGGCCGACGTCAAATTCCCCGACTTAGGGGTGAGAATCTTGAGCAAATCCCCCTCTTGGTTCCAGCCTCCAATACCTGAAAGGTACTGCCAAAGCTCCGCATCATACTCGATGGTAATATCACCCTTACCTCCAGACCCAAACTGCATGTAGAGGCTCGACAGAGATCCTCGATCTCCATAAAAAAGCACGGTGCGTGTCTTCCCCGGACCACTTTTACATTTATAGGAAACTTCAGTTCCCACTCCGGCCAGGCCCGAAGCACTTGCCTGCCCGACAAAAAACAAACTGATAACTAAACTCAAAGTCATTCTCATGGCATCCTCTCCTGTTACAATCTCTTGAATTGAACCATAGACAGAGGTGAAATCAAAGAGTCACGCCGGGATATGCGGCGCATTAGGCTCACCCTAGAATCGGGTGGCCGCATCAGAGGAGCTTCAATGCTACGCCAGCGGATTGATTCGCCTGAGCAATGGTCACTATTGCCGCTTGATGAAGAATTTGTTCACGGACCATATCCGAAGAGGCCTCGGCGAAATCCGTGTCCCGAATGCGCATTTTTGCGGCACTCATGTTTTCTTCATAAATCAGCATATTGGCAAGCGAGTGGTGCAATCTGGTATCCAATGCCCCTAGGTTGGACCTCATTTCATTGACGTGAACCAGAGCATCATCAAGGACTTCTAACCCTGCCTGAGCCCCGGCTTTTTCAGCAAAATTGAGATCAGCAAGATCTAAACTTTCCAGTCGGGCATTATTGACTGACGAATCAAAGGTAATCCGATCTTCAAAGTCGTCGTTAAACACACCCACTTGAAAATCCAATTCCTGGGCGGTCCCATCCAATAAGTGGGTGGCTCCCCAGCGGGTGACCAGTG
This is a stretch of genomic DNA from Pseudobdellovibrionaceae bacterium. It encodes these proteins:
- a CDS encoding TolC family protein, with the translated sequence MTVRMMTRMLAVVITTLAIQAEATQEQTTDSAKQWTAKEFLSQFLAADEDLVQAQSRLEVSRQIWLGADDLYTSRLSVSPTANWKDQTFSSSAGKSTYDDQSSEVTGRLVQSFPSGTELEFKAQGYMERTNPTLGGIDRQYTLTLNQPLWQNAFGRQWRLERDRALDSYEGEQASIAASKLVACEKGLNLYFTAYAAQEAERDHALILNSAEKALQIAKSAYQKRLVRPIDYMAAQADFLRIQGLKLQADQELSQSLTVLASYNEKALSALVLTDPSSLLQALPSEDPQWSSHPQALASLKEVTAGEKAIAKAEDLAKSQLNLLLQAGQMEGRVESGADLLDYDENFYKVGLQWTIPLGDTNLSAEIERKRAEKRAALARQAAAERMWKEDLQQQRINRATKSEQLNLSERKIKLYDQQLKEAFRLLRVGKLEFNDFIRYQDTLLNERIARHRLRSQMWEAWSRWQFLSHRTQALCLEGGV
- a CDS encoding efflux RND transporter permease subunit, with protein sequence MSRIIKYFIDRSFVVNLIAGFICLAGAITLTSMKRDLIPPFEFQMIQAHISLPGATPEEMEKFVVFPLEESLKGLPGLEKVESKSSPGSAEINLFYDASFNKMTEATETVRSRIEAQRVRLPQSIRHIKVERVRVNEVFLFVLALENFEEDNTDHRLYIKKLEEKLGQIRGVVRTEVHARARDVYIEFFPERLKSYDISATQARRAVLESLRLTPIGQVTDNESRFSVELAKADTSLEDLKNLPITSNLRGDAVTLRQIAKVHYRLADRDRIVQYNGEPTVTLRILKDTHSDTIDLKGQVLRVVADYNKTLPTPLVATVFADGPAFIEKQIQVLNRNGLLGLALVILILVLLLNWRTSIMTVLGLPVAYLGTLVVLQQMGVAIDLISIIGMILVIGILVDDAIIVSERYVENLQEGLPPREAAYRAARDLLVPVTGTVLTTIVAFAPMLLIKSEISTVLFAVPLVIIVSLVFSWMESFFILPNHLAHFVKSAPKQSEDSWFNRIRRGYESLLRWTLKGRYPIILVLLVLFGASGYWAAKKLRHDFNLQINLERVTVFAALNQSTSLDDSMKQLAPLQETLLKLPKSEVETVYSRIGSVWMDGRMQEGYRFARFDLYLDKNTDYPTRLRDKVQEHTEKLLAPFKESGQFEKIYSKASRENLDKDKSSMVTVQIRGGEEVDFHEIEKSLAAAALKVEGIKEVVEDPDRYRTSWQFMADPKSLLQHNLSPTELANQLRGLFVPDELIETRISGERVYIYTQSLRDRPPRFEELSHLSVVTPRGIDVPLRFLGQWKQKTTLNRIQHLDGRRELKVDFKFDPQKTNSTTAKGNIRSAIESVQQTFPTYDISVVDTNEEEAKNRAWALKVAAVAVSAVLLILALILGSLTQPLLVGLPIPFGLIGIIWALYLHDLPLGLMAIIGLVGTVGVSVNDSLIMVNHMNHLAAKAGKTLDREHIINGASSRFRAILLTTITTLGGVFPMAYSFGGESGFTQPLAFSMGWGLSFSTLLTLFILPALLEIRGDVLKLLDRIWNWQKGRSAVAKTIPSMSEDLTQPSLIESPELVAMKEHNWEDPANNQHPDL
- a CDS encoding Hsp20/alpha crystallin family protein — translated: MTIEQSIEQIEKLFHVVTGRSASEHQGTYAPLHPETDPVVTIERRIEDLVTLLQNPAVIPPAQIWTPPMSVWENEREYLIKLDLAGVKKEDIDLSIRGNVLFVSGSRKPRAPEAGYTLRVTEKTVGPFQREIILPLGVATARLHSQVIDGVLEIQIPKGGDENSTSSAKTGKH
- a CDS encoding aminotransferase class IV, yielding MDVLSTDKVLEVLRLKTAYANDKYLAMYSTWFGGVVTEPALMTVPVDDHMVHRGDGVFEAFRSRQGTLLEMDAHLDRLERSAGSLGIHLPHGREEIFRICVEMMNLAPGQDVLFRLYVSRGPGGFTTNPYECVASQLYIVMTLFKPYPAEKYAEGVSAVTSHVLAKPAPFSQIKSCNYLPNVMMKKESVDRGVDFTVCFTEDGFLGEGSTENILIVTDMGEVLAPLFDYTLQGTTLLRVLELARNLIGPGTGVSRVDLEKLRHEDLARAKEVMLAGTTIGVLPVTRWESKTVGSGRPGPVFQLLHTELKKLYGDF
- a CDS encoding flagellin FliC — its product is MGLRISTNISALQGRRQLFKTSLAMDSATARLASGDRINKAADDAAGLSVSEGIKATIRSIRQANRNANDGISMVQVAEGGLNEVANIVTRLRELGIQAASDTVGDTERGFIQKEVNQLKNEIDRIALVTRWGATHLLDGTAQELDFQVGVFNDDFEDRITFDSSVNNARLESLDLADLNFAEKAGAQAGLEVLDDALVHVNEMRSNLGALDTRLHHSLANMLIYEENMSAAKMRIRDTDFAEASSDMVREQILHQAAIVTIAQANQSAGVALKLL